In a single window of the Anaplasma platys genome:
- a CDS encoding phosphoglycerate kinase, whose translation MGDIRDLAGVQSANLKNRKVLLRVDVNVPIEAGVVRDRTRIKRIIPTVEYLVQRGAKVLIISHLGRPKQRDKELSLGQLRGVIAEELGRDVVFIADICDPTVPSVVDKLPWGAVVLLENLRFYAGEVANSAAFARALASLADLYVNDAFSCSHRLHASVSAVSDILESFVGFNLQEELKYLSGITSERPAAAVIGGAKAATKIPMLGNLAGKIDFLILGGGLANSFLAAAGYKVGSSLYEQKQQEVIEVMEVAKRSGCELILPKDHVVATSLDGVSSARTNCEIAPEDMILDVGEQTAQVIEKTLSKCRTVFWNGPLGVFEKEAFSQGTAALLKALSTRHKACNTQTIVGGGDSIFAMRSLGYREDDFTYVSTGGGALLHFLSIA comes from the coding sequence ATGGGCGATATCAGGGATTTGGCTGGAGTACAGAGTGCCAATTTGAAAAACCGCAAGGTACTGTTGCGGGTGGACGTCAACGTGCCCATCGAAGCGGGTGTTGTGCGCGATAGAACAAGGATTAAGAGGATCATTCCCACTGTGGAGTATCTTGTGCAGCGGGGAGCAAAAGTTTTGATTATCTCCCATTTGGGAAGGCCGAAACAAAGGGACAAGGAGCTTTCTCTGGGCCAACTTAGAGGCGTGATTGCAGAGGAGTTGGGCAGGGATGTTGTGTTTATTGCCGACATATGTGACCCCACCGTCCCCAGTGTTGTGGACAAGTTGCCTTGGGGGGCGGTTGTGCTGCTTGAAAACCTCAGATTTTACGCTGGTGAGGTTGCCAATAGTGCCGCATTTGCCAGAGCTTTGGCTTCTTTGGCGGACCTGTACGTTAATGATGCTTTTTCGTGTTCGCACCGACTGCATGCTTCGGTAAGCGCTGTTTCGGATATTTTGGAGTCGTTTGTGGGTTTTAATCTGCAAGAAGAGCTGAAGTATCTCAGTGGGATTACTAGCGAACGCCCAGCTGCTGCGGTAATTGGCGGGGCAAAGGCTGCGACTAAAATCCCAATGCTCGGTAATCTTGCGGGGAAGATAGATTTTTTGATTTTAGGTGGTGGTCTGGCAAATTCTTTCCTAGCGGCTGCGGGCTATAAAGTCGGCTCCTCTTTGTATGAACAAAAGCAGCAGGAGGTGATAGAAGTAATGGAGGTCGCGAAACGCAGCGGCTGCGAGTTAATATTGCCGAAAGATCATGTTGTAGCAACAAGCTTGGATGGCGTTTCCTCGGCAAGGACAAACTGCGAGATAGCTCCTGAGGACATGATTCTCGATGTAGGCGAGCAGACTGCTCAGGTCATCGAGAAAACGCTTAGTAAGTGTAGGACTGTTTTTTGGAATGGGCCCCTGGGCGTGTTCGAGAAAGAAGCGTTTTCTCAGGGCACTGCAGCGTTACTAAAGGCCCTTTCTACCCGTCATAAGGCATGCAATACACAGACCATCGTTGGCGGCGGGGACAGTATTTTCGCGATGCGATCTCTTGGCTATAGAGAAGACGACTTTACATATGTCTCTACGGGCGGTGGGGCGTTGTTACATTTTCTGAGTATTGCATAG